TCTTGACCAGGAACTTGAAAATATGAGCCTTGAGCAGAAAAATTTTCTTGAGCGCCAGGTTCATCACGGGATGGATAAAATGAGATCCTTCTTTAGCAGAGAAGAATCGGTCGAGGAAGATTTACAAAGTCAGGAGCATGATACAACACAGGATAAATTACCTGACAGTCTACCAACTCAGGAGCCGGAAGACTTTCCAACTCCACTTATTCAAACAAAGCTCGACAAACCTGAAAATGCTGATTCTTTAATTATTCAGGTAGAGGAATCGGCCAAACAGGATACAGAATAATGCATTCAGGCCCCCAAAAAAAGTGTAAGAAAATTACCGGTGTTGTACCTACTGAAAGCCTGAATTTTATCTCGGTTACTCTTATACGTACATCTTCATCACAGTGGAAAGTTAAATCCATAAAAGAGTGGCAGTCCGCAAACCGTGTAAAACCACAATTATTCTTATCCAATGGTGCCATGCTGGGTGTTACAACACATTGGTTGAACAATACGACCGGTGCCGCTCAGGACCTTATTTTTACACCATACGATTCGGCAGTTAAAGCTGCCACATCTCCTGTACATAACCAAGCTTTTATCAAAGCGCTTTCCGGAACTATTATCGACCTAGTAACCGATGATTTTTACCTTATAAGTATACCTCAGACCTTTTGCAAAGCGTGTAAGGAATCATTTATTTCGCTTCATTTTAATAAAGGTATCCTTAAGGCCGGGATCGTAATAAACAATAAGCTTGAAGGTGTTTTTAACCTTTCATGCCATACGACAGAGGAAGTTTTTGGTAATTTTGCTCGCATAGAGCGATACTGGAGCCATAAACTTAATCGCAATGATTTTCCAAATACGTGTGTAACCATTGGATCGAATTTAAATGATTTTCATTTAAACTCAAAAAATACACTATCAGCGGATATCCCAAAGGAGCTAATTGAAAGCAGTGATGCTTTAAAAGCAGCAGGTGTTGCATTTTCAAGAACAGGTGAAGCGCCTACCTTTGGTATCGCCAAAGAAGATCAGTACAGTACGTTTCGCCCTTTGGCACAAAAAATAGCAGTCTGCCTTCTTATACTTGCACTACTCTTTTCTGTCACACCGCGTGTTCTTACAATTTATTCTTCTCATCAGTTATCTGAAAAACAACGCCTGTACAACTCTATACTGAAAGAAGATCAGGACATCCGTGATTTAACAGAGAAGAGCGAAAAGCTATCACAGGAGATACTCTCTTTTAAACAAACCTACTCCAGACGTACCAATTGGAGCAGGTTACTGCAGGCTCTTGGGGAGAGCAGACCAGATGATCTGTTTATTGAACGCCTGGGCTCAGAACCAATTGGTGGCTCTGATGATAGGATTAGAATTGCCATTGGTGGTTGGGCACATTCTGAAACTTCAGTTACACGTTTTATCGCTAATTTGCAATCATTAACCTTTATTCATGGCATCTCCCTTTCATCTCTTGAACGGGATGCAGAAGAGAGAGAAATATGCCGATACCGAATCATATGCACTCTGGATTTATTCGAAAAATAGCTCTACATTATCAGTTAATAGTAATCATGAGTGCGGGTTTTTTCCTTTTCTGCGCTTCGATACACTATTTTGCGGTACCGCAGCTTTTAGCGCTGATTGAAAAACGGAGTAAGATAAATCAACTTAACTCCTACATATCATCCTCGGATGGATTCGATAAAATCAAAGCGGAGATAGCAAATACCAATGCTCTTCTTGAGTTGAAGTTAAAAGACTTACCCAGAGTGGCTTCCTCCAGAACGATTTCTGATGTTCTTGACCAGCTTATTAACCACGCAAAGGATGCAGGTTTTCAGTTGACAAAAATTCAGCCTGGTGAGGGGAACACTATCGGTAATCAGATTCACATACCTGTTGAGCTTGAAATGAGCACAGGATACAACTCTGTAGGAAAGTTTGTTGCTTCCCTTGAAACAGTGCCTCAACTGCTAAGGGTGGAACAAATTGGCACAGAAGCACAATCGCAAGATACACTGCTTGTAAGACTACTTGTAACCTGTTTCATCCCATCACAGGAGAATCAGTAATGCACTCAGATAGTACCAAATCCCTTCTGCTATTACTCTCGGTCGTATGCATCGCAACCGGTATAGTATTTTTGTTAGATCTACCTTCATCTCTTAGTCAGATATCCCCT
The Chitinispirillales bacterium ANBcel5 DNA segment above includes these coding regions:
- a CDS encoding PilN domain-containing protein, whose protein sequence is MHSGPQKKCKKITGVVPTESLNFISVTLIRTSSSQWKVKSIKEWQSANRVKPQLFLSNGAMLGVTTHWLNNTTGAAQDLIFTPYDSAVKAATSPVHNQAFIKALSGTIIDLVTDDFYLISIPQTFCKACKESFISLHFNKGILKAGIVINNKLEGVFNLSCHTTEEVFGNFARIERYWSHKLNRNDFPNTCVTIGSNLNDFHLNSKNTLSADIPKELIESSDALKAAGVAFSRTGEAPTFGIAKEDQYSTFRPLAQKIAVCLLILALLFSVTPRVLTIYSSHQLSEKQRLYNSILKEDQDIRDLTEKSEKLSQEILSFKQTYSRRTNWSRLLQALGESRPDDLFIERLGSEPIGGSDDRIRIAIGGWAHSETSVTRFIANLQSLTFIHGISLSSLERDAEEREICRYRIICTLDLFEK
- the pilO gene encoding type 4a pilus biogenesis protein PilO codes for the protein MPIPNHMHSGFIRKIALHYQLIVIMSAGFFLFCASIHYFAVPQLLALIEKRSKINQLNSYISSSDGFDKIKAEIANTNALLELKLKDLPRVASSRTISDVLDQLINHAKDAGFQLTKIQPGEGNTIGNQIHIPVELEMSTGYNSVGKFVASLETVPQLLRVEQIGTEAQSQDTLLVRLLVTCFIPSQENQ